In one Kwoniella botswanensis chromosome 3, complete sequence genomic region, the following are encoded:
- a CDS encoding glucose-6-phosphate isomerase yields the protein MSTGKPATQYKAWKKLQELHSSKQSKLVLKELFNSDSKRFSTYSKEFKASSPDVSILLDYSKNLIDEEVLSTLFDLAREASVESFRDDMFAGKHINTSEDRAVLHVALRNPPADQGGFKINEAGVDEVHGVLQHIKEFSESVRSGSWKGYTGKPIDTVVNIGIGGSDLGPVMVCEALKHYSKRDLKSYFVSNIDGTDLAEVLKLCNTETTLFIVASKTFTTQETITNAESAKAWFLEKAKDQAHVAKHFVALSTNAKAVTAFGISESNMFAFWDWVGGRYSLWSAIGLSIALSIGYDNFQELLNGAHELDKHFKTAPLEENLPVILALVGIWYNDFYGAQTQALLPYDQYLKKFADYFQQGDMESNGKSVTKDGSRVDYETGPIIWGQSGTNGQHAFYQLIHQGTKLIPADFLAPVETLNPISGGKHHEILLSNFFAQPEALAFGKTEQEVREELGAEASKNAALVKSKIFEGNKPTNSILFQKLTPGTLGALVALYEHKIHVQGAIWGINSYDQMGVELGKVLAKNILKQLGNESDVKGHDSSTTGLIHYYQKNRK from the exons ATGTCAACCGGAAAACCTGCTACCC AATACAAAGCTTGGAAGAAGCTCCAAGAACTTCACTCATCCAAGCAATCCAAGCTCGTTCTCAAAGAGCTTTTCAACTCTGATTCCAAGCGATTCTCAACTTACTCAAAGGAattcaaagcttcttcaccAGATGTATCAATCTTATTGGATTACTCCAAGAatttgatcgatgaagaggttTTATCCACTTTGTTCGATCTCGCAAGGGAAGCTTCAGTTGAGTCATTCAGAGATGATATGTTCGCTGGTAAACACATCAACACCTCGGAAGATCGAGCGGTATTACACGTAGCACTTAGAAACCCCCCTGCCGACCAGGGCGgattcaagatcaacgaaGCTGGTGTAGATGAGGTTCACGGTGTATTACAACATATTAAAGAATTCAGTGAATCAGTTAGGTCAGGTAGCTGGAAAGGTTATACCGGTAAACCAATTGATACCGTTGTGAACATCGGTATCGGTGGTTCAGACTTGGGTCCAGTCATGGTTTGCGAAGCCTTGAAACATTACTCCAAGAGAGATCTCAAATCCTACTTTGTATCCAACATCGACGGTACCGACTTGGCAGAAGTATTGAAATTATGTAACACCGAAACTACCCTTTTCATCGTTGCTTCCAAGACTTTCACCACCCAAGAAACTATCACGAACGCTGAAAGTGCTAAAGCCTGGTTCTTGGAAAAGGCTAAAGac CAAGCCCACGTTGCCAAGCACTTCGTCGCCCTCTCCACCAACGCCAAAGCCGTAACCGCATTCGGTATCTCCGAATCCAACATGTTCGCCTTCTGGGACTGGGTCGGTGGTCGATACTCCCTCTGGTCAGCTATCGGTCTTTCCATCGCCCTTTCAATCGGTTACGATAACTTCCAAGAATTGTTGAACGGTGCTCACGAATTAGATAAGCACTTCAAGACTGCTCCTCTTGAGGAGAACTTGCCCGTCATCTTGGCTTTGGTCGGTATCTGGTACAACGATTTCTACG GTGCCCAAACCCAAGCGCTCCTCCCATATGACCAATACCTCAAGAAGTTCGCTGATTACTTCCAACAAGGTGATATGGAATCTAACGGAAAGAGCGTCACCAAGGATGGTTCCAGAGTAGATTACGAGACcgga CCTATCATCTGGGGTCAGAGTGGTACTAACGGTCAACACGCTTTCTATCAACTCATCCACCAAGGTACCAAGCTAATCCCAGC CGATTTCCTTGCTCCCGTTGAGACCTTGAACCCTATCTCAGGTGGTAAACACCATGAGATCTTGTTATCCAACTTCTTTGCCCAACCTGA AGCCCTCGCTTTCGGTAAGACCGAACAAGAAGTAAGAGAAGAACTCGGTGCCGAAGCATCCAAGAATGCAGCTTTGGTCAAATCCAAGATCTTCGAGGGAAACAAACCTACCAACTCGATCTTGTTCCAAAAGCTCACTCCTGGTACGCTCGGTGCTTTGGTAGCATTGTATGAACACAAGATTCACGTACAAGGTGCTATCTGGGGTATCAACTCTTATGATCAGATGGGTGTGGAGCTTGGTAAA GTCCTCGCTAAGAATATTCTCAAACAACTTGGTAACGAGAGTGATGTCAAGGGACACGACAGTTCT ACTACCGGCCTGATCCACTACTACCAAAAGAACAGAAAGTAA
- a CDS encoding acetate non-utilizing protein 9, mitochondrial, whose amino-acid sequence MRQSLIRLASASPPLPLSVQQASIQLIPPIPLYRRLLRAHRTLPPEMRFMGDSYIKSEFRLTRSTDNPLHIIAFLSQWKLYLDELQQSSGQGREVWRGKKLDTVSFEKLSKEQVGQLYELMHATKDVWKSPEQLEQEAKDAGINSQ is encoded by the exons ATGCGCCAGTCACTCATCAGATTAGCAAGTGCCTctccaccactaccactatcCGTCCAACAGGCTTCTATACAGCTCATACCCCCTATACC ACTTTATCGTCGTCTACTCCGTGCTCACCGTACTTTACCTCCCGAAATGAGATTCATGGGTGACTCATATATCAAATCGGAATTTCGTCTAACTCGATCGACAGATAATCCTTTACATATAATCGCTTTCTTATCTCAGTGGAAATTATATCTCGATGAATTGCAGCAGTCAAGCGGACAAGGAAGGGAGGTATGGAGAGGTAAGAAATTGGATACGGTTAGTTTTGAGAAGTTGAGTAAGGAACAAGTAGGTCAACTTTATGAGTTGATGCATGCTACGAAAGATGTTTGGAAATC ACCCGAACAGTTAGAACAGGAAGCGAAAGATGCTGGTATAAACAGCCAATAG